The genomic region tgcatagtacgtgcttaataaatacttgtttcctttccttccttctttccttcccaatgCAATCTCCAGCAACTCCCTAGAGATGCTGGGATAAAGTTATTTTGTCTTTGCcttatcctttaaaaaattcttttttgtttgttttatgatgTACATAACTGTTAGCATAGTGGTATACGtatgtaatttataaataagtaagtagttgttgttcggttgttttcagTTACATTTAACTCTTCGTCACCCCATTagggcttttcttggtaaagataccagagtggcttGTGATtgcctcctccagctcattttatgtatgaggaaactcaggcaaacaaggttaagggactcgaccagagtcatatagctagtaagtgaggtcagattcgaactcaggtcttcttacctCCGGgcctaccactctatccactgaaccatctagcggCAAGTAAATAGTAGAGGTATATagtttataaataagtaaatattaagAGCATGTGCTCAAATTTTTTTACTGAGAGATATGTACAATCAAAAAAGTTTGAAGACCACTGGCAGAGAGGATCAAGTCCAAGTTCCTGATTTAGCCAAGGCCCTTCATAATTTGGcgccaacctacctttccagttttttctcctGTGACTTCCTTAAATGAACCCTCTTGTCTAGCCAGACTGCTATCCTCAACTGAATATGAACTGAATGCCCTGAACTGTGCAACCTCCACGCTTTTGCCCATGATGTTTTCTGATCTAAGATTCAGATTCACAACAATattcattagctgtatgactttaggAAAGTTACTTCCCTCTTTGGGGCCTCAACTTCTTttacttataaaatgagaagacattTCAGTTCTATTTGTCTAGTTTTGTTGACTACATCACAATAGGGTCCATCTCCATTTTGCTGTGTGAACTCggcacattgtgtgtgtgtgtgtgtgtgtgtgtgtgtgtgtgtgtgtgtgtgtgtgtgtgtgatggtagATACTTCAATTCAGAGTTTGGATGTCAGGAACCTTTTGGTGTCAAGGATCTTTGACTTCTAACTGACAGggtcctttgacctctgaaacaGATATActtgaggaaaaggggaaaggctCATGAAATCTTGTCAAGGATACAGCCACCAAACTTGTGACATAGGCTACTGGACTATCCTGTCCTTATGACCTCCAGCAGGGAATCTAAGCCTAACCCCAGCAGGTTGCTATATAGCCCAGTCCATCACCAGTCTGTTTCTAAAGTAAATACCACACAGGGACCTAGACTGCCAACAGCTTCACTGCTCTGTCACTCAAAAGTCTCACCTGGCTCTGCTGTCATTACAACCCGTTTTGCAGTACAAGAGCCAGTTTAAGAAATACCAGCCTCAGATTTGAGAAGTTGACTATGCGTAGCCtccaaaggggagggagaaagactgGTGTCCTCGTCAGGGTTATTGGCGTCCTCTACTGACTTCTTCACTGTGGCAGCGTCCTGGGGCTCAGCTCTGGGAGAGGACGCTAAAGTGACAGGCGAGGTAAGAGCTCATTTGAGTTTTGAGATCAGATTGTGCCCCAGCGCTCTTACATGAGAGCTGAATGGTGCCCTGTGAGCAGTCAAGAAGGAATCTGATGTGATTCTGACTATTACTAACatactttgtttttttccccttgggggAATCAATAGGGCTACCTTAATGACAGCTTAGGGGAAGAAGCTGTGGTTCCTGTGGCAACCAGTTTGAGAAAcccaagaaaggaggaaaaaaacccataaaagtCTATCTCTCCTTGTGGTAAAAATAGTCAATAGCTGAGATttttaagaaaagggaaaaaacaaaaacagtgttTGGTGCATGAGTCATGATGACTTCTCCCAATTATGCAGCTATTAGACTCCAAATAAAGCTACCAACCGAGAAGCCTGGAATGTCAGGCGGTGAGGATGCCTGACAACTCGGCCCCCTCTCCTGACTGAAGCTCACATTTGACTAGCAAAAATAGCCCTCCTCTGCTCAGGAGACCAGGGAGagggacgtgtgtgtgtgtgggggggtgtgggtgtgtgtgtattgccAACCTACCTTCTCTGTCTTAGCTTTCTCTGTCTCTAGGGGTGGTGTGCTATCATGGATAGGGTACAGGACATTAAGTTAGGAGAAAGCTGGGTTCATAGTCTGGCTCTAATAATCACTAATGGTGTGATGGGCAGGTCACTCAAACTTTTTGacagtttcctcatatacaaaatgaattctacacttatctcacagggttattgtaagggtCAAACCAGGATCTATATTTAAAgggttttataaatcttaaaatgctataaatagATGTTAACAATTattatccccccccccacttaccACTGAGCTTCTGTCAACCTCCTGAACCTGCTGCCATATACTGCCATCTCCAGTTAatcaatcaaaatttattaagcccttaataTTTactaagacactgtgctaagcaccgaaaatgcaaaaacaaaagtaaaacagtccctaccctcaaggggcttatgttctaataagaacatgacatgtgtatatatgaatacacatatgtatatgtatgtacctaaatgtatacatgtataaatataaataagtatgagcacatgtatatttatagtgatatttctatttataaaatagttaatatttctagttttatatttagcatttaagttaatatttgtatttataaaagATGCacatggggcggagccaagatggtggctagaaagcagggacttgccaaaagctctcccccaggaccctccaaacacctctaaaaatggctctgaacaaattctagaactgcagaacccacgaaacagcagagggaagcagggctccagtccaggacagcctggatgattgctgggtgaggtctatcacaccatgctgggagcagagcagagcccagcctgggccatgccaggaccaacaaGACTCGGGATCCAGGTGGAATAGGccatagctccctgaatcagtgagctgaggtagttaccaaacttctcagcccacaaacaccaaagacaacagagaaggttagtgggaaaaactgctgggacagagtaaaaggagttcgctgttggccaccgccctgggtgcagcagaggtggtgcagctctgaggctgcttccagagctacaccTGCAgtggcctctggccccaggcccacctggtgggaggaattaaatggcagatcagagcaggagtgcagagcctgcttagatctgagtcgtggtctgggttggcagttcttgggggaggaggagcgctgctgtggcagagcttgctgtgtagaagtagctctgaaaacaacagcgcagcccctcaatcttaggacaaagtactctctactctacaagcaggcataccctcactaaaagctcaagggtcaagtagttggctgggaacatggccaggcagtgaaaacagactccaatgactcagattcagactcagagtttggaatctttttttggtgacaaagaagaccaaaccatacagccagaagaagtcaacaaagccaaagagcctacatcaaaagcctccaagaaaaacatgaactggtctcaggcaagagctcaaaaaggttttggaaaagcaagtaagagaaatagaggaaaaattgggaagagaaacaagagtaatgcaagaaaaccatgaaaaacaagtcaatgacttgctaaaggagacccaaaaatactgaagaaagtaacaccttaaaaaatagactaactcaaatggcaaaagagctcccaaaaatccaatgaggagaagaatgccttgaaaagcagaattagccaaatggaaaagaaggtccaaaagaccactgaagaaaataccaccttaaaaattagattggagcaagtggaagctagtgattttatgagaaatcaagatattataaaacagaaccaaaggagtgaaaaaaatggaagacaatgtgaactatctcattggaaaaaccactgacctggaaaatagatccaggagaaataatttaaaaattattggactacctgaaaggcatgatcaaaaaaagagcctagatatcatcttttaagaaattatcaaggagaactgccctgatattctagagccacagggcaaaatagaaattgaaagaatccactgatcgcctcctcaaatagatcccaaaaagaaatctcctaggaacattgtcaccaaattccagagcttccagatcaaggagaaaatgctgcaagcagccagaaagaaacaatttgagtattgtacaatcagaaaaacacaagatctagcagcttctacattaagggatcgaagaacttggaatatgatattccggaggtcaatggagctaggattaaaaccaagaatcacctacccagcaaaactgagtataatgctccaaggcaaaatatggattttcaataaaatagaggactttcaagctttctcagtgaaaagaccagagctgaatagaaaatttgactttcaaacacaaggatcaagagaagcatgagaaagaggaatcataagggacttactaaagttgaactgtattgtttacatttctacattcctacatggaaagatgatgtgtataattcatgagacctcagtattagggtagctgaagggaatatgtatatatatacagagagagagagagagagagagagagagagagagagagagagagagggagggagagagggagagagagagagagggagagagagagagagagaaagggcaggcacaggggcacagggtgagttgaatatgaagggatgatatctaaaaaaataaaatcaaattaagggatgagagaggaatatattgagagagggagaaagggagagatagaatggggtaaattatctcacataaaagcgacaagaaaaagcagttccaatggaagggaagagagtgcagctgagggggaataagtgaatcttgctctcatcggaattgacctgaggagggaataacatacacactccattgggtatcttaccccacaggaaagaaggaggaagaagataaaaaaggggggggaatgatagaagggagggcagagcagatggggaaggaggtaatcaaaagcaaacacttttgaaaagtgacagggtcaagtgagaaaattgagtaacgggggataggataggaaggagcaaaatatacttagtctttgtggaagggttttgcataataatacacatgtggcctatgttgaattgcttgccttcttagggagggtggatgggaaggaaagaggggagagaatttggaactcaaagttccagacccttctgatgaaaaggccagaactcaatggaatatttgatcttcaaatacaaaactcaagagagacataaaagggtaaacgggggggtgggggggaaacccccacaaaccttattaatcaataagggcaaattatttacatctttatataggattatattgtcttatatatgttatatatattatatatatatttatatatatatatgtcaatcttgagaatagtacagttattatgacaattgaaaaaaaaagaaatggtgaacaggcagatttcagaaaaacctggaacaaTTTGCATGGACCAATGCTGttggaagtgagcagaaccaggagaacactgtgacagcaacattgtgcaatgaacagcattgatagactcagctcttctcagcaatgcaatgatttaagacaattccgagattaaagagggaaaatgctatccacatccagagaaaagaactatggactctgaatgcagatcgaagcatactattttctttcctttttacttgtttttctttcttttttttttaagaatctaaGAAACCAATGTTTATTTTCCATCAGCATTTTTCCAACACTATTAGAGCATCTGGGGCAAAACTTAAGACCACTCTGTGGTAGTTCCTACCCACTCAGTGGCCTGAGCAGTAGGAGCCGCAGACCAGTCCTCAGTAGCTGGCTGAGCACTCCAATCTTCGGTGGGGAGCTGCTGAATGGGCACAGATGGCACCTGTACTCCCTCAGACCAATCCGCCACCTCTAGCTGAGTAGCAGTGAATTCTGGGGCAGGTGCGGTCCATTCACCCTGAAACTCTTCCTTTGTCACTGCCTTCTCAGCTGCGGCCTGCTCTTCCTTTTCAATCTCCTCTGGATCCATGTAGAAGTAAAGATCAGACATAACCTCCCACAGGTGTTCACGAGAGATGGTACCATGCATACGCAGGACTTCATGGGCCAGCATCCACCACATCAGACCCACTGAGTGAGCCCCCTTGTTGTTACATGGAATGGCAATATTCGCATAGCGAAGTGGAGAGTCTGCATTGCACAGTGCAATGGTTGGGAAGTTAACATACGATGCTTCAGTCAGAGGCTGGTGATCTGCCCGAGGATCAGTGACAACCAAGAGGCGAGGCTCCCTGAAAGCTGCCTGAATCTGGTTAGCGAAGATGGCTGGTGTGAAACGTCCAGCAATAGGTATGGCGCGAGTGGCAGCAGCAAATTTCAGAACAGCTCGCTGGCCAGTGTTCCTGGATGAGATAACACTAACATCGGCTGGGTTTTCAATGGCAACAATGGCATGACCTGCCAgcagaagcttttcccaagttCTCTTCAAGTTAATGATGTAGACGCCATCACTCTTTCTTTTGTAGATACGCTGTTCCATCTGGAAGTCCAAATTGGTGCCACCCAAATGGGTTCCTGCAGCAAGGAATTTGAGGacatcctcctccttcatctgcAAGACATCCAGGGCTCCGGACATTGTGAAAGTTTCCCTTT from Trichosurus vulpecula isolate mTriVul1 chromosome 8, mTriVul1.pri, whole genome shotgun sequence harbors:
- the LOC118829145 gene encoding 40S ribosomal protein SA-like, translated to MSGALDVLQMKEEDVLKFLAAGTHLGGTNLDFQMEQRIYKRKSDGVYIINLKRTWEKLLLAGHAIVAIENPADVSVISSRNTGQRAVLKFAAATRAIPIAGRFTPAIFANQIQAAFREPRLLVVTDPRADHQPLTEASYVNFPTIALCNADSPLRYANIAIPCNNKGAHSVGLMWWMLAHEVLRMHGTISREHLWEVMSDLYFYMDPEEIEKEEQAAAEKAVTKEEFQGEWTAPAPEFTATQLEVADWSEGVQVPSVPIQQLPTEDWSAQPATEDWSAAPTAQATEWVGTTTEWS